A stretch of Bos taurus isolate L1 Dominette 01449 registration number 42190680 breed Hereford chromosome 5, ARS-UCD2.0, whole genome shotgun sequence DNA encodes these proteins:
- the NUDT4 gene encoding diphosphoinositol polyphosphate phosphohydrolase 2 isoform X1, with translation MMKFKPNQTRTYDREGFKKRAACLCFRSEQEDEVLLVSSSRYPDQWIVPGGGMEPEEEPDGAAVREVYEEAGVKGKLGRLLGIFENQDRKHRTYVYVLTVTEILEDWEDSVNIGRKREWFKVEDAIKVLQCHKPVHAEYLEKLKLGCSPTNGNSTVPSLADSNTLFVTAAQTSGLPSSVR, from the exons ATGATGAAGTTCAAGCCCAACCAGACGCGGACGTATGACCGCGAGGGCTTCAAGAAGCGGGCGGCGTGCCTGTGCTTCCGGAGCGAGCAGGAGGACGAG GTCCTGTTGGTGAGCAGCAGTCGGTATCCAGACCAGTGGATTGTCCCAGGAGGAGGAATGGAGCCTGAGGAAGAGCCTGATGGCGCTGCTGTGAGGGAGGTTTACGAAGAG GCTGGAGTAAAAGGAAAATTGGGCAGACTCCTGGGCATATTTGAG AACCAAGACCGAAAGCACAGAACATACGTTTATGTTCTTACTGTCACTGAAATATTAGAAGACTGGGAAGATTCTGTTAATATAG gaaggaagagagagtggTTCAAAGTAGAAGATGCCATCAAAGTTCTCCAGTGCCATAAGCCTGTACATGCAGAGTATCTGGAAAAACTAAAGCTGGGTTGTTCTCCCACCAATGGAAACTCTACAGTCCCTTCCCTTGCAGACAGTAACACCTTGTTTGTAACTGCTGCACAGACCTCTGGGCTGCCGTCTAGTGTAAGATAG
- the NUDT4 gene encoding diphosphoinositol polyphosphate phosphohydrolase 2 — MMKFKPNQTRTYDREGFKKRAACLCFRSEQEDEVLLVSSSRYPDQWIVPGGGMEPEEEPDGAAVREVYEEAGVKGKLGRLLGIFEQNQDRKHRTYVYVLTVTEILEDWEDSVNIGRKREWFKVEDAIKVLQCHKPVHAEYLEKLKLGCSPTNGNSTVPSLADSNTLFVTAAQTSGLPSSVR; from the exons ATGATGAAGTTCAAGCCCAACCAGACGCGGACGTATGACCGCGAGGGCTTCAAGAAGCGGGCGGCGTGCCTGTGCTTCCGGAGCGAGCAGGAGGACGAG GTCCTGTTGGTGAGCAGCAGTCGGTATCCAGACCAGTGGATTGTCCCAGGAGGAGGAATGGAGCCTGAGGAAGAGCCTGATGGCGCTGCTGTGAGGGAGGTTTACGAAGAG GCTGGAGTAAAAGGAAAATTGGGCAGACTCCTGGGCATATTTGAG CAGAACCAAGACCGAAAGCACAGAACATACGTTTATGTTCTTACTGTCACTGAAATATTAGAAGACTGGGAAGATTCTGTTAATATAG gaaggaagagagagtggTTCAAAGTAGAAGATGCCATCAAAGTTCTCCAGTGCCATAAGCCTGTACATGCAGAGTATCTGGAAAAACTAAAGCTGGGTTGTTCTCCCACCAATGGAAACTCTACAGTCCCTTCCCTTGCAGACAGTAACACCTTGTTTGTAACTGCTGCACAGACCTCTGGGCTGCCGTCTAGTGTAAGATAG